From Chelatococcus sp. YT9, a single genomic window includes:
- the aztA gene encoding zinc ABC transporter ATP-binding protein AztA, translating to MPAASSASTGAKPVIGFDNVTLGYDRHPAVHHLNGAIATGSLTAIVGPNGAGKSTLLKGIMGALRPLDGGIRLECQRTNIAYLPQAMDIDRSFPITVYDLVAMGLWRQTGLFGGIGGARRRAIEEAIAAVGLTGFERRTIGTLSGGQMQRALFARLLLQDAEVILLDEPFTAIDAKTTLDLIDLVHHWHREERTVVAVLHDLDLVRRAFPETLLLAREPVAWGNTQEVLVADNLLRARRMIEAHDPDAASCQRSAA from the coding sequence TTGCCAGCAGCTTCCTCCGCATCGACAGGCGCGAAGCCGGTTATTGGCTTCGACAATGTCACGCTGGGCTACGACCGGCATCCCGCTGTGCACCACCTCAACGGCGCGATAGCGACCGGCAGCTTGACAGCAATCGTCGGCCCGAACGGCGCCGGAAAATCCACACTCCTGAAGGGGATCATGGGCGCCTTGCGGCCGTTGGACGGAGGCATCCGGCTGGAGTGCCAACGCACCAATATCGCCTATCTTCCGCAGGCAATGGACATCGATCGGAGTTTTCCGATCACCGTCTATGACCTCGTGGCCATGGGCTTATGGCGGCAGACGGGGCTGTTCGGCGGCATTGGCGGTGCCCGTCGCCGCGCGATCGAGGAAGCGATCGCCGCAGTTGGGCTGACTGGCTTCGAGCGGCGTACGATCGGCACGCTCTCCGGCGGACAAATGCAGCGCGCGCTGTTCGCGCGGCTGCTGCTGCAAGACGCCGAGGTCATCCTGCTCGATGAGCCATTCACGGCCATCGATGCGAAGACCACGCTGGACCTGATCGATCTCGTGCACCACTGGCACCGGGAAGAGCGCACGGTCGTGGCGGTGCTGCATGATCTCGACCTGGTGCGCCGCGCCTTCCCCGAGACCCTGCTGCTGGCGCGCGAACCCGTCGCCTGGGGCAATACTCAGGAGGTGCTGGTCGCAGACAACCTGCTGCGTGCCCGCAGGATGATCGAAGCGCATGATCCTGACGCCGCGTCCTGCCAACGGTCCGCAGCCTGA
- a CDS encoding glucan biosynthesis protein D yields MAQQAGGLKFGRSRPFSYDWLRKHAAELAAKPYQSPPRPDPAIVSKIDYDAHGKLKYKAEYALFADGKSPFPITFMHVGQFFPKTVQMFAVAGGKAREILYQPDYFTMGEDHIAQKLAAQPSAFAGFWVREPGKDWADKEPWATFLGASYFRGVGELGQVGLSARGIAVTPGAGVPEEFPDFTAFWFVPSPADSDSVTVYALLDGPSLTGAYRFVMHRTRGVVMDIDARLFLRQPITRIGIAPLTSMYWFSETAKAAAVDWRPEVHDSDGLAIWTGTGERIWRPLNNPSSIMISSFLDDSPRGFGLMQRDRDFDNYQDGVRYQLRPSAWVEPKGKWGKGSVQLIELPTDDEIHDNIVAYWNPAKPTKAGDVLNFAYSLHWLADEPTPSPLARCIATRLSGANTPGQQRPEGVRRFMVEFSGEPLASLPPNVAPEPVLWASRGEFSRAFTQRVPGNNPARWRAQFDLAVDGKEPVDMRLFLRSGDTILSETWLYQYHPF; encoded by the coding sequence ATGGCGCAACAGGCTGGCGGGCTGAAGTTCGGCCGGTCCCGCCCCTTTTCCTATGACTGGCTGCGCAAGCACGCGGCTGAGCTCGCCGCCAAGCCCTACCAGTCGCCGCCGCGCCCAGACCCCGCGATCGTCTCCAAGATCGATTACGACGCCCACGGTAAACTCAAATATAAGGCGGAATACGCACTCTTTGCCGACGGCAAGTCGCCCTTCCCCATCACCTTCATGCATGTGGGACAGTTCTTCCCGAAGACCGTGCAGATGTTCGCGGTGGCGGGCGGAAAGGCCCGAGAGATCCTCTACCAGCCCGATTATTTCACCATGGGCGAGGATCACATCGCGCAGAAGCTCGCCGCGCAGCCCTCGGCCTTCGCGGGCTTCTGGGTACGCGAGCCGGGAAAGGACTGGGCTGACAAGGAGCCTTGGGCAACCTTCCTCGGCGCGTCCTATTTCCGCGGCGTGGGCGAACTCGGACAGGTCGGGCTCTCGGCCCGCGGCATCGCGGTCACGCCCGGTGCTGGCGTTCCGGAGGAATTTCCGGATTTCACGGCATTCTGGTTTGTGCCCTCGCCCGCCGACAGCGATTCGGTCACGGTCTATGCCCTGCTCGACGGGCCTAGCCTGACGGGCGCCTATCGCTTTGTCATGCACCGCACGCGCGGTGTCGTGATGGATATCGACGCGCGGCTGTTCCTGCGGCAGCCCATTACTCGGATAGGCATCGCGCCCCTGACCTCCATGTACTGGTTCTCGGAGACAGCGAAGGCAGCGGCCGTGGACTGGCGGCCGGAGGTGCATGATTCCGATGGCCTCGCGATCTGGACGGGTACCGGCGAACGCATCTGGCGGCCGCTCAACAACCCGTCCTCAATCATGATCTCCAGTTTCCTCGATGACTCCCCCCGCGGCTTCGGCCTGATGCAGCGCGACCGCGACTTCGACAACTATCAGGACGGCGTGCGCTATCAGCTGCGGCCTTCCGCCTGGGTCGAGCCCAAGGGCAAGTGGGGCAAGGGCTCCGTACAGCTCATCGAGCTGCCGACGGACGACGAGATCCACGACAACATCGTCGCCTACTGGAATCCGGCCAAGCCGACCAAGGCGGGCGACGTGCTTAATTTCGCGTATAGCCTGCACTGGCTGGCGGACGAGCCCACGCCATCCCCACTCGCTCGCTGCATCGCCACGCGGCTCAGCGGCGCCAATACCCCCGGGCAGCAGCGTCCGGAGGGCGTCCGTCGCTTCATGGTGGAATTCTCAGGCGAACCACTCGCGAGCCTTCCCCCGAATGTCGCCCCTGAGCCGGTTCTCTGGGCCTCGCGTGGAGAGTTCAGCCGGGCTTTCACCCAGCGCGTGCCAGGCAACAACCCCGCCCGCTGGCGTGCTCAGTTCGATCTTGCCGTCGACGGTAAGGAACCGGTCGACATGCGCTTGTTCCTGCGGTCAGGCGACACCATTCTCAGCGAGACTTGGCTCTACCAGTACCATCCGTTTTAG
- a CDS encoding type III PLP-dependent enzyme codes for MTERIREFLRNRREDGPCLVVDLDVVRDNYMAFARSLPDSRVFYAVKANPSPEVLSLLASLGSSFDTASVVEIEMAMAAGATPDRISFGNTIKKERDVARAFELGVRLFAVDCEAEVEKIARAAPGSKVFCRILCDGAGAEWPLSRKFGCEPSLAVEVLEHAHRLGLEAYGVSFHVGSQQGNPHAWDQALASAAGVFRACAERGIQLSMVNLGGGFPAKYLRDVPAVETYGSSIFEGLMRHFGNAIPETIIEPGRGMVGNAGIIEAEVVLVSTKSAEEDVRWVYLDIGKFGGLAETMDEAIRYPIRTPRDGDETSDCIIAGPTCDSADVLYERTPYALPVSLAIGDKVLIEGTGAYTTTYSAVAFNGFPPLRSYHI; via the coding sequence ATGACAGAGCGCATTCGCGAATTCCTCCGCAACCGACGCGAAGACGGCCCCTGCCTGGTCGTCGATCTCGATGTCGTGCGCGATAACTACATGGCTTTTGCCAGGTCGCTGCCTGATAGCCGCGTGTTCTATGCGGTGAAGGCCAATCCTTCTCCGGAAGTCCTGTCGCTGCTCGCCTCGCTCGGCTCGTCCTTCGACACGGCTTCGGTCGTGGAGATCGAGATGGCGATGGCGGCCGGTGCGACGCCAGACCGCATTTCCTTCGGCAACACCATCAAGAAGGAGCGTGATGTCGCGCGTGCCTTCGAGCTCGGTGTCCGGCTGTTTGCAGTGGATTGCGAGGCCGAGGTCGAGAAGATCGCTCGCGCGGCTCCGGGTTCGAAGGTGTTCTGCCGCATTCTCTGCGACGGAGCTGGCGCCGAATGGCCGCTGTCCCGCAAGTTCGGCTGCGAGCCCTCGCTCGCGGTGGAGGTGCTGGAGCACGCCCATCGTCTCGGCCTCGAGGCTTATGGCGTTTCCTTCCACGTCGGGTCCCAGCAGGGCAATCCTCATGCCTGGGATCAGGCGCTCGCCTCCGCGGCTGGCGTGTTCCGCGCGTGCGCCGAACGTGGCATCCAGCTGTCGATGGTCAACCTGGGTGGTGGTTTCCCGGCTAAGTACCTCCGCGACGTTCCTGCCGTGGAGACCTACGGTTCGTCGATCTTCGAAGGTCTGATGCGCCATTTCGGCAACGCCATTCCCGAGACGATCATCGAGCCCGGCCGCGGCATGGTTGGCAATGCCGGCATCATCGAAGCCGAGGTCGTTCTCGTCTCGACAAAGAGCGCTGAAGAAGACGTGCGCTGGGTCTACCTCGACATCGGCAAGTTCGGTGGCTTGGCGGAGACGATGGACGAGGCCATCCGCTATCCCATCCGCACGCCGCGCGATGGCGACGAGACGAGCGACTGCATCATCGCCGGGCCGACCTGCGATTCTGCGGATGTGCTCTACGAGCGCACGCCCTACGCGCTGCCGGTCAGCCTTGCCATCGGCGACAAGGTGCTGATCGAAGGTACGGGTGCTTACACCACGACCTATTCGGCGGTTGCCTTCAACGGCTTTCCGCCGCTGCGATCGTACCACATCTGA
- a CDS encoding DUF2937 family protein, whose product MISRTLGLATGLLAAIAGTQLPEFAQQYRQRLGGAIDELKIVMQRFDADANAAGLDRDEALRRLAGSSDGFTARHGVSMAQITVRLQRLEDQQQAFRQAGPLHRLLVFAQAADPDLTRNTWQDFEPATPVTAESFTIGGLAFFAGYGFIRAFAKPFHRRKRSPAGTRA is encoded by the coding sequence ATGATATCCAGAACGCTGGGCCTCGCCACGGGTTTGCTCGCCGCCATCGCGGGCACACAGTTGCCCGAGTTCGCGCAGCAATATCGCCAGCGCCTCGGCGGGGCGATCGACGAGCTCAAGATTGTGATGCAGCGCTTCGACGCGGATGCGAATGCCGCGGGCCTCGACCGCGACGAAGCTTTGAGGCGCCTGGCGGGAAGCAGCGATGGCTTCACGGCGCGCCACGGCGTAAGCATGGCGCAAATCACGGTGCGGCTGCAGCGGCTAGAAGATCAGCAACAGGCCTTTCGCCAGGCCGGACCCCTCCACCGCCTCTTGGTCTTCGCGCAGGCCGCCGATCCGGACCTCACGCGTAATACCTGGCAGGATTTCGAGCCTGCGACGCCAGTAACCGCAGAAAGCTTCACGATCGGAGGGCTCGCCTTCTTCGCGGGTTATGGCTTCATCCGGGCCTTCGCAAAGCCCTTCCATCGGCGCAAACGAAGCCCGGCGGGAACGCGCGCTTGA
- a CDS encoding saccharopine dehydrogenase C-terminal domain-containing protein produces MTDWPVHARFEGPIVLVGFGSIGRGVLPLLERHIAHDKAKFTIIAPEGDIRGIAKERGLRFIARALTPDNFREILTPLLTQGPGRGMIVNLSVDVSSVAMMDFARDVDAFYIDTVVEPWAGFYANPNASVADRSNYALRESLLDLRRRRPGGVTAVNCCGANPGMVSWLVKQALVNVAADLGIEAREPASREDWARLMQRVGVKGIHVAERDTQRAKTPRPRGIFVNTWSVEGFVGEGLQPAELGWGTHEKELPPEGRRHEKGCGAAIYLMRPGAGTRVRSWTPTPQAQHGFLITHNEAISIADYFTVRDGEKVAYRPTCHYAYHPCDDAVLSLDEMAGAQWQPQPEWRILEENEILDGIDELGVLLYGHGKNAYWYGSQLSVEEARKLAPYQNATGLQVTSAVLAGIVWMLENPDRGIVEADETDYRRCLEVQRPYLGPVIGTYTDWTPLKDRGVLFPEDLDQDDPWQFKNVIVRG; encoded by the coding sequence ATGACAGACTGGCCTGTTCACGCCCGTTTCGAGGGCCCTATCGTGCTGGTGGGCTTTGGCTCCATCGGTCGGGGTGTCCTGCCGCTGCTGGAGCGGCATATCGCGCATGATAAGGCCAAGTTCACCATCATCGCGCCGGAGGGCGACATCCGTGGTATCGCGAAGGAGCGGGGCCTGCGTTTCATCGCGCGTGCTCTTACGCCCGACAACTTTCGCGAGATCCTGACGCCGCTGCTCACGCAAGGCCCGGGTCGCGGAATGATCGTAAACCTGTCGGTCGATGTTTCGTCCGTCGCCATGATGGACTTTGCTCGGGACGTCGATGCTTTCTATATCGACACGGTGGTGGAGCCCTGGGCGGGTTTCTACGCTAATCCCAACGCCAGTGTGGCGGATCGCTCCAACTACGCTCTGCGTGAGAGCCTGCTTGACCTCCGGCGCCGGCGGCCTGGCGGCGTGACCGCCGTCAACTGCTGCGGGGCCAACCCGGGCATGGTGTCCTGGCTAGTCAAGCAGGCGTTGGTCAACGTGGCCGCAGATCTTGGCATCGAGGCCAGAGAGCCGGCGAGCCGCGAGGACTGGGCACGCCTTATGCAACGGGTCGGCGTCAAGGGAATCCATGTTGCGGAACGCGATACGCAGCGCGCCAAGACGCCGCGCCCGCGTGGGATTTTCGTCAATACATGGTCGGTCGAGGGCTTCGTGGGTGAAGGACTGCAGCCTGCCGAGCTCGGCTGGGGCACCCATGAGAAGGAGTTGCCGCCGGAAGGGCGCCGTCATGAGAAAGGCTGCGGTGCGGCGATCTATCTGATGCGGCCAGGCGCTGGCACGCGGGTGCGCTCCTGGACGCCGACACCGCAGGCTCAGCACGGTTTCCTGATCACTCACAATGAGGCGATCTCTATCGCGGATTATTTCACGGTCCGCGATGGGGAGAAGGTCGCTTATCGCCCAACCTGCCATTATGCCTACCATCCCTGCGACGACGCGGTTCTGTCGCTCGACGAGATGGCCGGCGCGCAGTGGCAGCCGCAGCCGGAGTGGCGCATCCTCGAGGAAAATGAGATCCTTGATGGCATCGACGAACTCGGGGTGCTGCTCTACGGCCATGGCAAGAACGCCTATTGGTATGGCTCCCAGCTCTCCGTCGAGGAAGCACGGAAGCTCGCGCCTTACCAGAATGCGACTGGCCTTCAGGTCACCTCCGCGGTGCTCGCTGGCATCGTCTGGATGCTGGAGAACCCGGATCGCGGCATCGTCGAAGCGGACGAGACGGACTATCGCCGATGCCTTGAGGTGCAGAGGCCTTATCTCGGCCCGGTCATCGGCACCTACACGGACTGGACGCCGCTCAAGGACCGCGGCGTTCTGTTCCCGGAAGATCTCGACCAGGATGATCCCTGGCAGTTCAAAAACGTTATTGTGCGCGGATAA
- a CDS encoding N-acetyltransferase, translating to MIMIRDEIAADIPAREVLLDRAFGPHRFMKTCERLREGRLPAEGLALSAVDEGGTLVGTLRLWSVAAASGHDALLLGPLAVSAERQGGGLGSALMRDALMRAAGLGHRAVLLVGDEPYYRRFGFAPARTVDLSLPGPYERERFLARELRAGALEGARGLILATGRLIAPPVEFEVAQAA from the coding sequence ATGATCATGATTCGCGATGAAATCGCCGCGGATATTCCCGCGCGTGAGGTTCTGCTTGACCGGGCCTTCGGGCCCCACCGGTTCATGAAAACCTGCGAGCGTTTGCGGGAAGGTCGTTTGCCGGCCGAAGGCCTGGCGCTCAGCGCTGTCGACGAGGGTGGTACGCTCGTGGGCACGCTGCGCCTATGGTCCGTGGCTGCAGCTTCCGGCCACGATGCGCTGCTGCTTGGTCCGCTCGCGGTCTCAGCCGAGCGTCAGGGAGGGGGGCTGGGATCCGCGCTCATGCGCGACGCGCTGATGCGCGCCGCGGGGCTCGGTCATCGCGCCGTCCTCCTTGTGGGGGATGAGCCCTATTATCGGCGTTTTGGTTTTGCTCCTGCCCGGACGGTGGATCTCAGCCTGCCGGGGCCCTATGAGCGGGAGCGCTTCCTCGCCCGCGAACTCAGGGCGGGCGCGTTGGAAGGTGCGCGTGGTCTGATCCTTGCTACAGGAAGGCTGATCGCGCCGCCTGTTGAATTTGAGGTTGCACAGGCCGCTTAA
- a CDS encoding metal ABC transporter substrate-binding protein, with protein sequence MGGISPVLSPAWAAEPPLPVVASFSILGDFVRNIGGDRVSVEVLVGPDGDAHVFSPSPADARKVAAAKLVVVNGLGFEGWMPRLVRSAGSKAPQVVATKGIIPLSNGEDDDDDHGKGGHKHAHGHDHGPDDPHAWQSVANAQIYVRNIRDGLIAADPAGRSTYEANAARYLDELTALDTKVKAAIASIPKERRRIVTSHDAFAYFANAYGLDVLPPQGVSSETEASAKDVAAIIRQIKAEKIPAVFLENITDPRLINQIAKETGARIGGTVYSDALSGANGSAPTYIAMIEHNVKAFTDALTP encoded by the coding sequence ATGGGCGGCATCTCCCCAGTCCTGTCGCCCGCATGGGCCGCCGAGCCGCCATTGCCAGTCGTGGCGAGTTTCTCGATCCTGGGAGATTTCGTCCGCAATATCGGCGGCGATCGGGTCTCCGTCGAGGTGTTGGTCGGCCCGGACGGCGATGCCCATGTGTTCTCGCCCTCCCCCGCCGACGCCCGCAAGGTGGCGGCCGCCAAACTCGTCGTGGTCAACGGCCTCGGCTTCGAGGGATGGATGCCGCGCCTAGTCAGATCCGCTGGCTCGAAGGCTCCACAAGTCGTTGCAACGAAGGGCATTATACCACTCAGCAACGGGGAGGATGACGACGATGACCACGGCAAAGGTGGCCACAAGCACGCACATGGCCATGACCATGGCCCGGATGATCCCCATGCCTGGCAGTCCGTCGCCAATGCCCAGATCTATGTGCGCAACATCCGTGACGGGCTGATCGCCGCCGACCCAGCCGGGAGGTCGACTTACGAGGCAAACGCCGCACGGTATCTCGACGAGCTCACCGCGCTCGACACGAAGGTGAAGGCGGCGATCGCCTCCATTCCGAAGGAGCGCCGCCGCATCGTTACCTCGCACGATGCATTCGCGTATTTCGCCAACGCCTATGGCTTGGATGTTCTGCCACCGCAGGGCGTTTCTTCGGAGACGGAGGCGTCCGCCAAGGACGTCGCAGCGATCATCCGGCAGATCAAGGCGGAGAAGATCCCGGCGGTGTTCCTGGAGAACATCACCGATCCGCGACTGATCAACCAGATAGCGAAGGAAACCGGCGCGCGGATCGGCGGCACGGTCTATTCCGACGCCCTGTCCGGGGCAAACGGATCCGCCCCGACCTACATCGCTATGATCGAGCACAACGTCAAAGCTTTCACCGACGCGCTCACGCCCTGA
- a CDS encoding metal ABC transporter permease, with product MLYDLVLAPFVEFDFMRRALVGTLALALGAGPVGVFLMLRRMSLTGDAMAHAVLPGAAVGYLLYGLWLPAMTFGGLVVGFAVALLSGLVARVTALREDASLAGFYLISLALGVTLVSLRGSNVDLLHVLFGSVLALDDAALVLIASITTVTLAAMALIYRPLVLECVDPTFLASVSRAGGPSHLIFLALVVLNLVGGFQALGTLLAVGLMMLPATSARLWTAEMTSLIVLATLIGMLSGLVGIIVSYHSGLPTGPCIILVAGVMHVASLVFGRAGGLVWRLIPQRHLTA from the coding sequence ATGCTTTACGATCTTGTTCTGGCCCCATTCGTCGAATTCGATTTCATGCGTCGCGCCCTCGTCGGTACGCTCGCGCTGGCACTCGGCGCCGGCCCGGTCGGCGTCTTCCTGATGCTGCGCCGGATGAGCCTGACTGGTGACGCCATGGCGCATGCGGTGCTACCCGGTGCGGCGGTTGGCTACCTGCTTTACGGGCTGTGGCTGCCGGCCATGACCTTTGGCGGACTCGTCGTTGGCTTTGCGGTTGCGCTGCTGTCAGGCCTCGTCGCCCGTGTCACCGCCTTGCGGGAAGACGCGTCGCTCGCCGGCTTCTATCTGATCTCGCTGGCGCTCGGTGTCACGCTCGTCTCCCTGCGCGGCTCGAATGTCGACCTGCTCCATGTGCTCTTCGGCTCCGTGCTTGCGCTCGATGACGCCGCGCTGGTCCTGATCGCCAGTATCACCACGGTCACGCTCGCCGCGATGGCCTTGATCTATCGCCCCCTCGTTCTGGAATGCGTTGACCCGACCTTTCTTGCCTCGGTGAGCCGAGCTGGGGGGCCGAGTCATCTCATTTTCCTCGCGCTCGTCGTGCTCAACCTGGTCGGCGGCTTCCAAGCGCTCGGCACGCTTCTCGCCGTGGGGCTGATGATGCTGCCGGCGACCAGCGCCCGGCTCTGGACTGCGGAAATGACAAGTCTGATCGTGCTGGCGACCCTGATCGGGATGCTCTCCGGCCTGGTCGGGATCATCGTCTCCTATCATAGTGGCCTGCCAACAGGCCCATGCATCATTCTCGTAGCCGGCGTCATGCACGTCGCCTCACTCGTCTTCGGGCGAGCCGGCGGGCTCGTCTGGCGCCTCATACCGCAGCGACATCTCACCGCCTGA
- a CDS encoding WD40 repeat domain-containing protein: MSVAPSQSLTEHVVAVEAGAHVIGAGWLGSKAAFALADGQLLLTNGSEHARVAAHPGGGILVAVNADKTIVTGGDDGRVVATAADGTTRECGKEPGRWIDALAIGRDGAIAWSAGKVVRALDGKGQLRSFTAPTTAQGLAFMPKGYRLAVAHYNGVTLWFPNTDAKPDVLAWKGSHLSVTVSPDGQYAVTAMQENALHGWRLSDRKDMRMSGYPSKTRSLSWSHDGNWLATSGAEAAIVWPFDKQGPMGRAPRECGVRPVRVARVAFHPRALVLASAYEDGTILLIRLTDASELLVQDATGSPITALAWNDTGRSLAFGDEAGNGGLFTLPS, encoded by the coding sequence ATGAGCGTTGCTCCGTCACAATCCCTCACCGAGCATGTCGTGGCGGTGGAGGCTGGCGCCCATGTGATCGGGGCCGGCTGGCTGGGATCGAAGGCTGCCTTCGCCCTCGCCGACGGACAGCTTCTCCTCACGAATGGGAGCGAACATGCCCGCGTGGCCGCTCATCCCGGCGGGGGAATTCTCGTTGCGGTGAACGCGGACAAGACGATCGTCACCGGCGGTGACGATGGACGCGTGGTCGCGACCGCGGCCGATGGCACGACGCGCGAGTGCGGCAAGGAGCCAGGCCGCTGGATCGACGCGCTCGCCATTGGTCGCGACGGCGCGATCGCATGGAGCGCCGGCAAAGTTGTCCGCGCTCTCGACGGCAAGGGTCAGCTGCGCTCCTTCACCGCGCCCACGACGGCCCAGGGCCTTGCCTTCATGCCGAAGGGCTATCGGTTGGCGGTGGCGCACTACAACGGCGTGACGCTCTGGTTTCCCAACACGGACGCGAAACCGGATGTACTCGCCTGGAAAGGCTCCCATCTCAGCGTTACCGTCTCACCGGACGGCCAGTACGCGGTCACCGCAATGCAGGAGAACGCGCTGCATGGCTGGCGGCTGAGCGATCGAAAAGACATGCGGATGAGCGGCTATCCCAGCAAGACGCGCTCGCTGTCCTGGTCACACGACGGCAACTGGCTGGCAACTTCCGGCGCGGAAGCTGCCATCGTCTGGCCCTTCGACAAGCAGGGCCCGATGGGGCGCGCCCCGCGCGAATGCGGCGTGCGGCCGGTCCGCGTGGCGCGCGTGGCCTTCCATCCCCGGGCGCTGGTGCTGGCCAGCGCCTATGAAGACGGCACCATCCTGCTCATCCGGCTGACAGACGCGTCCGAACTCCTGGTGCAGGACGCCACGGGCTCTCCGATCACCGCACTCGCCTGGAACGATACCGGTCGCAGCCTCGCCTTCGGTGACGAGGCCGGCAATGGCGGATTGTTCACCCTCCCGAGCTGA
- a CDS encoding GTP-binding protein: MSDKIPVTVLTGYLGAGKTTLLNRILSEPHGKKFAVVVNEFGEVGIDNDLVVGADEEVFEMNNGCICCTVRGDLIRIIDGLMKRKGQFDAIIVETTGLADPAPVAQTFFMDEDVSSKTRLDAVVTVVDAKWLTERLKDAPEAKNQVAFADVIILNKTDLVTAEELSAVEAQIRAINPYAKIHRTQRAGVDIAEVLGRNAFDLDRVLELEPAFLEESHHHHHDEDVQSVSFTIPGDVDPAKFMPWVNELVQQEGPNILRSKGILAFKGEPKRFVFQGVHMILDGDLTQDWKPGEKRQSKIVFIGRNLNREALNKAFLACAA, from the coding sequence ATGTCGGACAAGATCCCCGTTACCGTCCTCACAGGCTATCTCGGGGCGGGCAAGACGACACTTCTGAACCGCATCCTCTCCGAGCCGCACGGCAAGAAATTCGCCGTCGTGGTCAATGAGTTCGGCGAAGTCGGCATTGACAATGACCTCGTTGTTGGCGCCGACGAGGAAGTCTTCGAGATGAACAACGGCTGCATCTGCTGCACCGTGCGCGGCGACCTCATCCGCATCATCGATGGATTGATGAAGCGCAAGGGCCAGTTCGACGCCATCATCGTCGAGACGACAGGCCTCGCCGATCCCGCGCCGGTCGCGCAGACGTTCTTCATGGACGAGGATGTCTCGTCCAAGACACGGCTCGACGCCGTTGTCACCGTGGTCGATGCGAAATGGCTGACCGAGCGCCTGAAAGACGCACCCGAGGCGAAGAACCAGGTGGCCTTCGCCGATGTCATCATCCTGAACAAGACCGATCTCGTGACCGCCGAGGAGCTTTCGGCCGTCGAGGCGCAGATCCGCGCTATCAATCCCTATGCGAAGATCCACCGCACCCAGCGCGCCGGCGTCGACATTGCCGAAGTGCTCGGCCGCAATGCCTTCGATCTCGACCGGGTGCTTGAGCTGGAGCCCGCCTTTCTCGAGGAGAGCCATCACCATCACCATGATGAGGACGTGCAATCCGTATCATTCACCATTCCCGGTGACGTGGATCCGGCCAAGTTCATGCCGTGGGTCAACGAACTTGTGCAACAGGAAGGGCCGAACATTCTTCGGTCCAAGGGCATCCTGGCCTTCAAGGGCGAGCCGAAGCGCTTCGTCTTCCAGGGCGTGCACATGATTCTCGACGGTGATCTGACGCAGGACTGGAAACCCGGCGAGAAGCGGCAATCGAAGATCGTCTTCATCGGCCGTAACCTGAACCGCGAGGCGCTCAACAAGGCTTTTCTTGCCTGCGCGGCCTGA